The proteins below come from a single Kosakonia sp. SMBL-WEM22 genomic window:
- a CDS encoding AraC family transcriptional regulator — MSKDWLELRQHADTGIETIRAHFEGHAFDPHWHDSYLVGITLSGTQQFHCRRERHHSRPGDAFLLEPGEIHDGDAPVEGGFTYLTFYLDDRWLNTTLRGLYDAVPSSYALHFSHTIAREPQLIRTIAQTFSALHSDEMRIVQQGTMDALLGELTHHCQWRKRIPTQIQSVAIAHRARDYLHAHIGDNIGLTDLARETGTDRFTLTRCFKREFGLSPHAWLVQLRLTTARAQLARGDQPADVAAAVGFADQSHLGRWFQRAYRISPAHYRRLCTNLPDDNLK, encoded by the coding sequence ATGTCTAAAGACTGGCTTGAGCTGCGACAGCATGCGGATACGGGGATTGAAACCATCCGCGCCCATTTTGAAGGGCATGCGTTCGACCCGCACTGGCATGACAGCTATCTGGTGGGTATCACTCTGTCCGGCACCCAACAGTTTCACTGCCGCCGCGAGCGCCACCATAGCCGACCGGGCGACGCCTTTTTACTCGAGCCAGGCGAGATCCACGATGGCGACGCGCCGGTAGAGGGCGGCTTTACCTATCTCACCTTTTACCTCGACGATCGCTGGCTCAACACTACGCTGCGCGGATTGTATGACGCGGTGCCTTCGAGCTACGCGCTGCACTTTTCCCACACCATCGCGCGCGAACCGCAGCTGATTCGCACCATTGCGCAAACCTTCTCTGCGCTGCACAGCGATGAGATGCGCATTGTCCAGCAGGGGACGATGGATGCGCTGCTCGGTGAGCTGACGCACCACTGCCAGTGGCGCAAACGCATCCCGACGCAGATCCAGAGCGTGGCGATTGCCCATCGCGCGCGGGATTACCTTCACGCGCATATCGGCGACAATATTGGCTTAACAGACCTGGCGCGCGAAACGGGAACCGATCGCTTTACGTTGACGCGCTGCTTTAAGCGCGAGTTTGGGTTAAGCCCACATGCATGGCTTGTTCAGCTGCGTCTCACTACTGCGCGGGCGCAGCTGGCGCGAGGCGATCAACCCGCCGATGTCGCTGCCGCCGTGGGATTTGCCGATCAGAGCCATCTCGGGCGCTGGTTCCAGCGCGCTTATCGTATCTCTCCGGCGCACTACCGCAGGCTGTGCACAAACCTTCCAGACGATAACCTCAAATAA